In the genome of Aphidius gifuensis isolate YNYX2018 linkage group LG6, ASM1490517v1, whole genome shotgun sequence, the window gtatatatatttcaaaaaaaatatgtgtatgTATAAGAGGAGAAAGCGGCACGACGCAACAGACGATGGCAATGACTGACCCACTTACCGACACCAAGAGATTTTTGTAGCATATGTATAACCAATCGGACACTACATGCCATCACAAACAACCAACGATGATTTCTTTGAGTCttcatatatgaaatattaaaactagATATGTTTACATataggtatttttattttttaatatatgagAGCTTAGGAACGCACCTTAGATGCAAGTTATGCAGTTAATGTTTCGTGACGCCATGCTCCACGTGATTCAGAACTCTTTATAACTGTGTAATGctgtgtatttaaaaaaaataataacaagaacaacgattgaaaatataaataaattaaaaaaaaaaaaatattaacaacaacataAACTATTGAATGTAGAGTCTTCAATTTCGAAATTGCATTTAGTCACCTTCGTTTAAAATATGTTTTCAtggtattataaattgatcGTGATCTCGCAACTGGATCGAATAAAACTCGATGGCTTGTTGCATGTCGATTTCATCGTGTACAtgtttggtttatttattattttttaacagatattttaaaattagctAAATGATGTGTTGTTACATCTTGTTGTTGAGACAAAATGTTGcgaaattataaatgatacaTTGATCGtgaattaaattgtatttggTAGGCAAATAAAGATAAAACGACCTGATTTaatatatgctttttttatatacataaatattaaaattttagctGTGTATTGTGTTACTGTTTGAGATCTAACAAATAGAGATTACTAcatgcttttatttatttattttttttttctatatcgtggatttttttttgtttaaatttatttcaactcaTGTGCATTGAATTTCTCAAtaagatatattatttatctttaaaatcaattgaaaaaaaaataataaatataaacaaatgaatttttaaaataatttcaaattagaAACGAAaaagtttgaatttttttttaaatttttatctcaatttttttacgattatttgtatttttttttatttaaacaatttttatctttatttttattagttatatttctttgaatatatatagtcAAAGTATCTGGTTGAATGCGTAAACACTTTACGAGAAAAGGTACCGACGCACATTGATTTCCAAGAAATTCACTTTCACCGAACTTTCCTCTCCATCAAGAAGCcaaataaagcaaaaaaaaaaaaaaaaatatataggtatatctCGCAATCACTTTACTTCCAtctctttttgttattttaattttcacttgGCTAACCACCGATTAACCACAACCAAAATCAAGCACCAAGAGACAATGACAAAAGACCGTTAGGTATGGCCAACAACTGTGCTGGCGCCAAAtgaaatacgaaaaaaattcaaaaaattgcaatgaaataattcatcgaaaaatttaatgaacaaaacaattcaatttaaagaaaaaaaaatttacatttaaatactAACTTGTGGTGCACGTTGACAAAAATCATCTTCAGTCAATGATGCCAATGTTGCTCCATCAATATTGAAACTCTCCAGGGGTACTGATGGTAGTTGTAGTTGTCTTCTCGCCCACTGAACCCATGCTGCGACATCAGCAGCACTCCAACGACGTGGTtctattaaatcaaaaatataatattgcattgttaaataaaattgcagtATACTTTATTGATCATCAATGAATCAtgatagtatttttttgtcgAGAGTGTAGCTGATTGTACTGTGATACCggaaatatatcaacaaacgAAATACCAAAGGGGCCATATTAAACGACCTTGAAATCGTGGCAATGTTGAGTTTCGTAATTCACTGGTAATAATCAGCATCGTGATGATGCCTTCGTAACTTATTCCATGCGTGACGTCATGGACAAGACATAGAACCAATAGTGAACCGGTGGAAACCGGTCGGTAGTCGACTGTCTTGATAGAGTCAACATCagtatttgtgtgtgtgtatataaataaatatgttttgataaaaatacaaagcaaACACAATGCACGaggtaaaaatatacttgacaAACATTGtgagtaataaattttataaatattatatgtattttttcatatgaaaatcatgatgattcttgatgagatatatatatatttaatttaaataaaaataataaattaacaaacctGGATGAATGCCTAGGGCAACACATGTATTATCAAAATCTTTTTGTAATTGTTGCATTGCTAAACTTAATACAGGCTCAATTTGTTCTCTAGCAAGATCACCAACACATTCATTACTATCCATATCTTCAATAAATCCAGTACCAACACTTCCAAGATCAACTGgacgtaaattatattttctttgaaaactAGTATCACGTAAAACTTCACGTAATAATTGATGAtcacattttttatcatctttataatttattttttctatattattatttgattttttatttattttttcaatttcaattattatatctttatcttcatttaatttttttttttcatttttttgatttattaaatttaatattgtacatatttttgttgttgaattttttaataataatttatcattttcattattattattattgttattattgtcaatatcattatcatttatttcaattttcggTATTATTATTGCTGTTTGATTGATGGTTTTTTGTGTATctctaaataataaacttctcAATGGTGATGTTTCTAAATCAAttggtgatgatggtgatgttgatggtagtgatgacgatgatgattgtgatgaacaagatgaatttattgaagaGCAATCATCTTTAAATAGTATTTCTTTTAATAGTGAATTTGTTTCTTCACgttttggaaaaaaatcagTATCAAGTGTATTGTATATGTCTTCTTCTGTTCTTGGTGGTGTACATGGTACTGTACAATCTGTTGAATCTTCTTTATATCCCAAACTTTCTGCTAGtaatctttaaaattaaaacaataatgataACCATTTAATTTCGATAtacaatttgattaatttatttgaaaaaaaaaagctttaaaaaagctttaaaaaagCTTTCTAAAAAATTACCTTGATTCTTGAAGTATAGCTAATAAATCAAgacttttttctcttttaacaGGTTGTTTAATTGGTTCTGGGCTTGTTGGATATAATTGTGCACTTTGTGGACTTTGTGGTACATAATATGGACTTGTTGGATAACCAGGTGATGcatcaattgaataatttggTGATAATTGTCCATTCAAACCTGGATATGGTGGACTTGGATATGTTGTTGGTGATCCAGATCTTGGTGAATGTACTTCTTGTTTAATTTGCATTGGTTTCAATGTTGTTTgtgatattgatgaattataaTCATCTGGTAATAGtgataaatcaaattgaaaaGTTGTATAGTCAAATGACGGCGAAAAGCCTGCAGCTGTTGGTACCGTTTGTGGCATCtgtaattcaacaaaaaaaaaaagattaaattaaatataaatttatcatatatgattattattaaagtgtTTTGAATTATGCTAGATAATATGTAATCATGGATGAAAAGACCTATCATCATTGTGATGACCAGCCAatcatttttcttatatttttttttttcgttaatacAATGTAATTTCTTTAAGTGAAAACAATAAACGAGTATGTTAACAATATCTGTCATCATTAGAATCAACCCTCTTTCATCAACATTGATTTTAacgtgttttattttattttatatatttataacatcaATTTTAACGGGGCAAAATAGCCTCAGGTTAATTTACAACAGTTCACACTGTAACCAAAACACTTTTCTGATATtctctttgttttttattttaaatattttttgttgttttatcttGTGATGATTTTGCGgcaagaatatatatacaaaagtgaGACAGAACCCTATTATCTGTATGTATAGAGGGTTGAGATGCTTGTCGTGAGTTGAGAGGCTTTGGGCCGTTTATCTTAGCGCGTGTGTTTATTGCCCGTCGTGTGCTTGACCTCGCATCAGTTTGTTACGCTTTGTAAGCCCATTACAATGTTCCCAAGTGCATCTCTGCTACGCCAAGGCGGGGTCGCATCGCTCTGACATCTTGACGTAGTGCAATGCAAAAGGTCGGACTGAGAAATAAACGATTAtgctttttctatttattttttttttttatttattttttcattcgttGTGCAAGATGAGCCTTAGAGTTGAGATACACTTTGATTTAACTGGAGTACATTgatgcaaatatatttatggattattttatgttgaaattatttgtgATGCAACTTTATCAAGTATAATcggaatattttcttttttttttattttttgctcaaCAAGTGagaacatataaatatttttaacaacataaaaaatatatttcaataaattttatcagataaatttagtttttatatagaaataaaaaataaaaatgaattttattgacgataataaattattattatgactttgaaaaaaaaaaatttgacgaCTTGTCCctatatgtaaaatttacgatgatgctttaaaaaaaaaaattacaatgaagATGTTAATAAATGTCAGTGTTTGCATAAAGCAAGATGcatgagaaaattttatttaaaaggaataaatataaaattgaataaggTGGTGGTGGCATCCCGACATTGTCCAAACATCTTGTAATGTATATACACAACGTcaccaatatattttatataacagATTTGTTTTCACATCGGgtttataaattgatactACGTGACGCTCCGTGAGACCATTTCTCTGACAATGCCATTAGAATTTTTGGAGTGATTTAAATACACTGTGTGAATgacagccaaaaaaaaaaggagcaaAAACAATTCCAAGCCAATTTCatgtaagttttttaaaaaaatattcatgcaTGTGAAATTGAGTCAACAATTCAGCCACAAGTTTTAATGGAAAAGTGCTTTGACctggttttataaataataataaaaatattgtctgCCACAAGCCAACAAAGAGGACATTTGTCTCAATTGTTGACTACTGAGGCGCATAAATAAGGACAATTTTGCTTGGCAAGTAAAGAGAGGCATGAGatcgttaaaaaatataaaattttttaaaatttaaataatccacAGGGATCAGTTGAATgttgataaaaagaaataaattaatggatGGTAAATAGGACAGATGAGaatgattttaaatgtttattt includes:
- the LOC122858783 gene encoding uncharacterized protein LOC122858783, with amino-acid sequence MVYGGFEMETMPQTVPTAAGFSPSFDYTTFQFDLSLLPDDYNSSISQTTLKPMQIKQEVHSPRSGSPTTYPSPPYPGLNGQLSPNYSIDASPGYPTSPYYVPQSPQSAQLYPTSPEPIKQPVKREKSLDLLAILQESRLLAESLGYKEDSTDCTVPCTPPRTEEDIYNTLDTDFFPKREETNSLLKEILFKDDCSSINSSCSSQSSSSSLPSTSPSSPIDLETSPLRSLLFRDTQKTINQTAIIIPKIEINDNDIDNNNNNNNNENDKLLLKNSTTKICTILNLINQKNEKKKLNEDKDIIIEIEKINKKSNNNIEKINYKDDKKCDHQLLREVLRDTSFQRKYNLRPVDLGSVGTGFIEDMDSNECVGDLAREQIEPVLSLAMQQLQKDFDNTCVALGIHPEPRRWSAADVAAWVQWARRQLQLPSVPLESFNIDGATLASLTEDDFCQRAPQCGSMLYAQLEIWKAAVEESPRNTLAASWSPTGVVQSTNDNSNSTASSPLASIGPASVTASSCNLDFSDDEDEDTSPAQSTNSTGKMRNGGSHIHLWQFLKELLQSPGVNGSCIRWLDRTKGVFKIEDSVRVARLWGKRKNRPAMNYDKLSRSIRQYYKKGIMKKTERSQRLVYQFCHPYCL